The bacterium nucleotide sequence GGGCGAGAGGTTTTATCGTGTGGATGCTGCTCGCACAAAAAAGAGCGGTGGTGCAGGTTTGGGGTTGGCTATATGTCGCAGCATTGTGGAGGCTCACAACGGTTCCATGGCAATAGGCAGTTCACCTGGGCAGGGCACACGTGTTACCGTCACTCTTTCCCCAGCCAAAAAATAAAAAACTTCAGCTTTTTTTCGTTTGCTTGTTTAAGCTCTGGCGGGCGAGGGTATAAACGCCTTGACTCGCCCAAGTCATCCTGCCGGGGGCCTCGGTGCTTAAACGCCGAGGCCCCCGGAAACGTACGGCTATAGTTCCAGTTTGCCGAAACGTCCCTCGGTTGGATTCAGCTCTTCGCGAATATTCGCGTAGGCTCTGTTTATGGAATCGAGAATGGCAGCCGCTTTTTTTTCTTCTTCAGAGCCTGACGGAAATCTCTTCGGGTCGGCACGCAGTGCAAGCCTTTTCCATGCAGCTTCCACTTCATCGAGTGATGAACCCGGTTTGATACCTAAGGTCTTGTAATCGGCAATCAGGTGCGCTTGTCGTGGTGGAATGGCCGTTTGAGTCTGGACCGTGATCGACAGCAGTGAACCGTTGGTCTTGTGCTGCTCTGCGGT carries:
- a CDS encoding J domain-containing protein, with translation MGIFRRISLIMRGYLTTSQERINQIAAEEELRRTAEQHKTNGSLLSITVQTQTAIPPRQAHLIADYKTLGIKPGSSLDEVEAAWKRLALRADPKRFPSGSEEEKKAAAILDSINRAYANIREELNPTEGRFGKLEL